Below is a window of Syntrophomonas wolfei subsp. wolfei str. Goettingen G311 DNA.
CATGGAATCCAGTATTATACGACCCTGGTCCATGGGGTATACCCCGGAAATACAGTTTAAAAGGGTAGATTTTCCCGCACCGTTTCCACCGATAATGCTTAAAAATTCTCCGGGCTGGAGGGAGAGAGTAATATTATCCAGAGCCAGTTTCTCGTTAATACTACCCGGGTTAAAGGTTTTGCTCAAATTTTCAATTATCAGCATCAAGCCTCACCCCCCTTACGACTATATGGAGAAGAATGTTTCTTTTTCCAGGTAATCAGGTAGGCCTTGATGCTCGGCATGGATAGAGCCAAAGTAACGATAAGGGCGGAAATTAATTTTAGATCGGTGGGGGCCATTCCCAGTTCCAGAGCCAAAGCTATGACCAGGCGGTAAAGCATGGCTCCAAGTATGACGGCCACAAGCCGGCGCAGCAGCGGTGTAGTACCGAATATAACCTCGCCAATGATTACTGAGGCCAGGCCTATGATTACCATGCCTATACCCATGCTGATATCGGCAAAGGATTGGTACTGGGCAATCAGGGAACCGGATAAAGCTACCAGACCGTTAGAGAGGGCCAGTCCTATCAGGATAACCAGGTCGGTGTTGACGCCCAGGGCTCGAACCATCTGGTCGTTGTCGCCGGTGGCCCGGAGTACAAAACCAAACTGGGTCTTTAATAATAAAAATAGTAATACTAGCATGGATAGCAATATTATCGTAGGGATAAGTAATGTAGCCGACTCCTCCAGGGGAGTTCCCTGAAGCAGGCTGAAAACGGTAGTCTTATTGAGCAAGGGGATATTGGCCCGGCCATCCATTACTCTTAAATTAATGGAGTAGAGGCCCAGCATAACCAGTATTCCCGATAGCAGGGGTTGTATGTTCAGCCTGGTATGCAGCAAAGCGGTTACTGAACCCGCCAAACAACCGGCGGCAAAAGCCAGGGCCAGGCCGACCAAAGGGTGCCCGCCGCTGCAAAGCGTAGCGGATACGGCTGCTCCCAGGACAAAACTGCCATCTACGGTCAAATCAGGCATGTTTAAGGTCCGGAAGGAAATAAAGACCCCCAGGGCCATTATTGCATAGATTATTCCCAGTTCCACTGAACCCTGAAAGGCCAAAAAACTCATGAAATATACTCCTTTTAGGTAAGGAGTGAGTGCCAGGGGGAGCGGAATCGTTCTCCTTAAGCTTACTCACTCCAGTGCTATTTATAACAACCTTTTAATTATACCCAAAAGCCGACTGAACTGCTATGCTTACTTATCGAAGACCTGGACCGCTTCCTTCATTACATCAGCGGGGATATCGATTCCGATGGCTTTGGCAGTGGCTTGATTAAGATAGATGTCCATATCTGTCATGGACTTGACCGGGATATCCCCGGCTTTTTTACCATTCAAAATTTCTACTGCCATGTTGGCGGTTTCCTGGCCCAGCACCGGGTAGTTGATGCCATAAGTGGCCAATCCCCCGTCTTTTACCATGGAGTCGGCCCCTACATATACCGGCATTTTAGCCTTGTTGGCCACCTGGGCTACCAGCGGCATGGCTGAAGCTACCGTATTATCGATGGGGGAGAATACAGCGTCAACTTTACCAATCAGAGAGCTAACCGCCTGCTGCACCTCCGAGGAGTTGGTTACGGTTGCGTCTACAACAGTCATCCCGTTTTTAGCGGCATAGTCTTTTAAATTATTGACCACAGCTATGGAGTTGGTTTCGCTGGAATTGTATAAAGCCCCCACCTTTTTAATGTTAGGGGTGATGCGTTTAGCCAGCTCCATAATCTTTTCCGCGGATACCGCATCAGAAGTACCGGTTACATTGCCCCCCGGTTTCTCCATGTCGCTTACCAGTCCAGAGCCCACCGGGTCGGTGCAGGCGGAGAAAACGATGGGAATTTCCCTGGTTTCACCTACGGCGGCCTGGGCCGATGGAGTGGCTATGGCTACGATCAGGTCGTATTTCTGGTGGGCAAATTTCTGACATATGGTCTTAAGATTGGTCTGGTCACCCTGGGCGTTTTGATAATCGATTTTAATGTTTTCTCCCTCTTTAAAGCCCTTTTCCGCCAATTGTTTTACCAGGGACTCCCGGATAGTGTTTAGCGAGGGATGTTCCACAATCTGAACAATACCGATAGTTTTCATTTCCACTTCTTCCGCTGTTTTAGGTGGAGTTTTCTCCTTTTCCTGGGCACAGCCCGCCAGGGAAAAGACTAATAAAAGCAGGACGGGTAACAGTAAAAACCTGGGTAGCGACTTCCTCACAACAATTCCTCCCTTAATAATTATTTTATTGCTGGTCCGGCAGTGCCATAATTCTGCTGGTAAAAGGAAGGGGCATGAGAAAAAACAAACACCTGTCCTTGGCCAAGGACAGGTGTCATAACCTGCGGTACCACCTTAATTGATGCCCAAAATAAAGGCATCCTCTCCTACAGGGTGCCAGCACACCCCTTGCCCGTTAACGCAGGCTGGCGTTGGAAGCTACTAAGGCATCGACCCTTTCACCCCACCCTCAAAGGACCATTTGTCCATTCCTGGCCTGCCGGGCTTCCACCCTCCCCGGCTCTCTGTCAGGCTGGTTTATGGTTTTACTCCCTCGTCATCGGTTTATCAAAATAATAAAACAGAAGCCGGAAAATTGTCAAGGCAGTTCGTGGGATGATTTTCTTGAAATGATAGTATTATTTTTTGCCAGAACCTTTATGTTGTCCGGGGATGACTTTCGTCTATTGCCGGGTTGTTAAGCAGGAAAATGAGATTAGCCGATTTGTCCAGTATTAATGATAGAATAATAACGAGGTGAAATTGTCCCCCGCATCCATAATAGTGAGCGAAGCGAACATCAGTGGTGCCCGCAGGGTGCTAAGCGGTCGCCTATTTACAAAACAGGCGGTGGGTTCTACTCCCCACCTCGTTGCAGCGGTGTGATGAAACTGCTTCGCAGTTTCATCCGATGCTTTAAAAAGGAACAAATTATGAAATTATAGCAGGAGGCAGAGTTTATGAATGATCAACAGCACTTTATGCGATTGGAACGCATGTATTTGAGTGCCCCCTACAACCAGCAGCTTTATCATAATAATACCATCAAGGTTACCCGGGAGCAGGCTATTATAACTACGGAGGTAATGGAGAAACACTTTCATGGAGCCGGGGCCATGCATGGCTCAGTCTATTTCAAGCTGCTGGATGATGCCGCCTTTTTTGCGGTAAATTCAATTATTAAAGACTATATGGTATACACGGTATCATTTAATGTAAATCTTTTGCGTCCGGTTGGCACCGGGATAATCAAGTCGGTAGGAATGGTAAAGCACCAGGCCAGGAACCGCTTGGTGGCTGAGGCCAATCTCTATGATCAGGAGGGAAAACTGGCCGCCTGTGGTACGGGTAACTTTATGCGAAGCCCCTTAAAACTGGGGGAAATGCCGGAATATACTCGCGAGTTAAGCGATGAAGGGTAGTTATAATCCGATACCCCGGAGAGAACAGGCAAAGGGATCTGTTACATGGGGGCAGACCAGGGTTAACAAGCAATTTTAACATGAAAAGAGGTCATCTTTTAGGAAGATGACCTCTTTGAGCCAGGCTTCTTATTTTACGAAAACTACATTGATAGCTTTTACCAGGGCTGTAACCGCATCACCTTCATTAAAACCGGCTTCATCAAAAGATTCTCGCGTCATCACGGACGTGATCTCGATGTTGCCCATTCACATACTTACCTGGGCCATAACATCGTCTATTCGGGTTCTTCAAATACGACCCTGGAGCTTATTCCTAACGCCAGCCTCCATCTTTTCGCCTCCTGGAGTTTTTTTATATAATCTCCGGGAGCAAGAAAACTTATACATATGATTAATTTAAACTCCATGTAAGAGATGTGGCAAAAAGGTAGCGATGGAGGGAAAGGCTATCAGTATAATCAGAGAAAATATTATGGCCAGAAGAAAAGGCCATATTCCCCGGAATATAACTTCCAGGGGAACATCAGGAGCTACTCCTTTTATTATGTAGACATTCATCCCCACCGGAGGGGTGATAACCCCCATGGCTACTACCATAACCACTATTACTCCGAACCAGATAGGATCATAGCCCAGGGTTTTTACCACCACTGGGTAGAAAATGGGAATGGTCAGCAAAATTAAGGCCAGGGCGTCAATAAAGCAACCCAGTACCAGATAAATAAGCAGAATGACCCCTACGATGGCAAACGGGGGCAGGGGCAAGCTACCAGCCCAGCTGGCCAGCTCAAAAGGAATCCGGCTAATGGCCATAAAACGGCCAAAAATCATGGCGCCGGCAATCATCAGCATTATCATGGCGGTGGTTCGGGTAGTATCATAAAGGGATTTTTTAAACCCGGTCCAGTCCAGATGCTTCCCCAGCAAGGATACCGCCAGCACTCCGGCGGCTCCTACGGCTCCGGCTTCGGTGGGGGTAAACCAGCCGGCAAAAAGGCCGCCGATGGAGAGGGCAAAGACTACCAGTACTTCGAATAATCCCCCCCGCAGGGAAGAAGCTCTCTCTTTCCAGCTCGCTTTGGGGCCTGCTGGTCCCAGGGCGGGGTTACGCAGAGTGAGAAATAAAATAGTCGCTATATAGGCCAGCATAAGCAGGATTCCAGGTATGATACCGGCCATAAAGAGTTCTCCTATGGATTGCTCCGTAGCCATGCCATAAACAATAAATATAACACTGGGGGGAATCAAAACTCCCAGAACCCCGCCGGCGGCAATACTGGCCGTGGCCAGCGAAGTATCGTACTGGTACTTTTCCATCTCGGGCAGGGCAATGGCCCCCATAGTAGCTGCAGTGGCTGTATTGGAACCGCAAATGGCTCCAAATATACCACAGGCCAGCTGAGTGGCTACAGCCAACCCGCCGGGAAGATGCCCCATTAGTTTATAGGCAAAGACATAAAGACGGGTGCCGATTCCGGAATAAAAGGCCAGGAAACCCATCCAAACGAACATAGCAATAACGCTCAGCGAATAAGAGGAAAAAGTATTGAATATTTCCTTGGCTACCATGCTGAATGACGCTGAAGCTGAAGAGAGCAGGGCGAAGCCAGTAAAACCCACCAGGGCCATAGCGTAAGCTATGGGCATGCGCAGCATGAGCAGGACCAAAAAAACAATTATCCCCAGCACTCCAAGACTAAATGGATTCATCTTGCTGCTACCCTTCTCAAAGACTCACCCAGATGGCTTAGCAAAACCAGGCAAAGGCTGAAAAGACCAAAGGCCACCAGGTATATGAAGGGCGACACCGGCAACTGGCTGGTGGCGGCGACAATGCCGTTGGCTTTCATGGTTCCCGCGTAAATAGCCAGGTTCCATAAGGCAAAACCCCAAAAAGTTATAGCTACCGAATTGGTGGCAGTATCAATGAGCGCACGAGTTTTACGGGGGAGGCGCTCTACTACAAAATCAACGGCTATGTGAGCATTTTGCAGAGCACAATGGGCCAGGGCCAGTCCAATGGCTGTTGCCGTTAGAAAGCCGACATAATCATAGGTTCCCAGAATGGGGTGCTTAAATAGCGCCCGCATTAATACGTTACCCACCACTACCAGCATTACTGCTACCAGGCTTAATCCAGCAATCTGATCTAAAAACTGGCTCAAACCTGCTACAAAACCGTTATATTTTTTGGCCATTCCGTACTTCCTCCCTACAAGTCTGTAATAATCTCTTATCCCCTTGGGCTGTATAAATATACCGCTCGCCAACGCTCGCTTTGTATATTTATGCAACCCTTATGCAGCAGAGTCAAGCTTTTACTTAAATTCTTTATTATATTTATCCGCCAGGGTCTTGGCGGTATTCAGGATCTTAGCACCTTCAAAACCCTGTTTATCCATCCTCTTAACGAAATCATCTTGAATGGGTTTGACCAATTCTATCCAGCGCTGGGCTTCATCCGCTGGCAGCTGGATTAATTCCATACCTTTTTCATCCACTGCCCATTTCAGGGCTTCGTCGTTTTGTTTATCCCAGAGTCCTGCGGCCACTTCCTTAAAGAATTTCTCGTTGACTTTTTCTATGGCTTTTTGGGTTTCTGGATCCAAAGAATTCCATTTGTCCAGGTTCATAGTGACAAAGAATAAAGTATTATAAAGGAAAGGGGTTTGGGTCAAATATTGGGTGACTTCCGCCTGTTTCCAGCCTTTCAATACTTCCACCGGACCCAGGTTGGCCTTTACCACTCCTTTGGACAAGGATTCATAGGCATCTGACTGCGGCATGGCGACCGGGGTTGCACCCAGGGCCTGCAGGGTTTTGGCGCTTAAACCGGTAGCCCTTATTTCCAAACCCTTAAGATCCTGTAGATTTCTTACCGGTACTTTGGAGTAGATATCGCCAGGGCCGGTGGTAAGAACCATCATCAATTTACTATCCTGTACTTCCTTGGGGTTCAATTCCTTTATCCCTTCCCAGGCTACGGTGCTGGCCACCCGGGAACTCTCGTAGGTGATTCCGGGCAGTTCGAAGACCTCCAGAACCGGGAAGCCATTGCGGGTATAGGAAAAGCAGGAAATACCGATGTCCGCTATTCCGTTTAGCACGCCATCATAAATAGAATCAGCTTGCAAGAGGGTTTGGTTGGGATAGCTGACGATCTTCACCTTACCCCCGGTAGCCTCTTCGATGGCCTTGGACCAGGGCTGTACCAATTCAACTTCAGCGGGATGAGTGCTGGGCCAGAAATGAGCCAGGCGCAGCTCAATCGTTTGAGTTTGGCTTTTCTTGGGTGCCTCTTTGGGGGTAGTGCTTGTTGGGCTTGTTTTCCCGCAGCCGCCAACAGCCAGCAGCGCAAGCAGCAATAATAGCGACAGCAGTATTCTTCCCTGGTGCCAGCTTCTTTTTCCCCCAACAAATCTTGTTTTTTTCACTTCATTTCCTCCCCTTTGTTTTTTGGGCAATAAAAAAAACTCCCGTAGGAGCTTTAAGATGTGCGGGCAATTCTTATCCCTGCATATGGCGCAGATACGCCGCAGGAAAACAAAGCCACACCTCTTTTGCCTACCGTCCTAACCTTCCTACCTTTTTACCGTTCTTAACCATACTTCCAGGCAACGAGAAATTCTCTTTGCCCCACTACTTAAAATATATTACCATTAGATTAATAATTAAAAATTATATTAGCATATGAATTACATTCATTATAAACTATTTGACCATAGGCGACAATATGATTTTTTCTATTCTTCTACATGATTCCGCTGCAAAAGTAATAATTATGCATTTGCTTGCATAATTATTCCGCTCCAGCGTCCCTAATAGCGACCGAAGGGAGCATCAGTTGTGCCCGACAGGGCGCTACGCATGGGCAACACCAACGGCTCGTCTCGCGGCTCAAGGGGTACCGCGCCAATCTCCCATCCATGGGAGGTGGTGCTCTCGCGACATCCTGTCGCTCGCCCCCTTTCGCCTGCTCGTCTTCGCCGGGTGTAGCATCCATGCTTCACCAACGCTCGCTTTGCATATTTATGCAACCCTATGCAACAAAAAGGGGTTTTTGCAGTTGAATCCTACTTTAATTATGCTATAAATATATTTAGAAGCTGGCAGTTTTGTATGAAATAACCATAGCGGAACCGGAACCATTATTGAATTATTTACCTGGGAGGGAAGAAAAATGAAGGTATCAGGTGTGGAAATTCAAGTTGTCCAGGGGGATATCACCCGGCAGGAAGACATGGCGGTTATTGTAAATGCGGCTAACTCCAGCCTGCGGGGTGGTGGTGGGGTTGATGGGGCCATACACCGGGCAGCGGGCCCGGAATTAAAGAAAGAAAGCTCCGCCCTGGCCCCTATTGGTCCAGGACAGGCGGTTATTACCGGGGCCTATCGTTTGCCCAATCGCTATGTTATTCATTGTGTGGGACCGGTATACGGGGTGCATAAGCCCGAGGACGAACTCCTGGCCAGCTGTTATCGTAATGCCCTGCGCCTGGCGGAAAAACAGCAACTCGATTCCATTGCTTTTCCCGCCATATCTACCGGGGTGTACGGTTATCCGATGCGGGAAGCCGCACAGGTGATGTTTAAGACCATAATAGAGGTTATCCCCGAATTAAAACATATCAAGAAAATTCGCATTGTTCTCTTTGACCACCCGGCCTATGAATTGCACCGGCAGGCATTGGAAGCCTGTCATACAGAATGAGAATAAGGGAGCAATTGTGGTTTCTCTATTCTTTGTAGAATCAAAAGCGAATTGTTAGTATCAGCCAATAGCCCTATAATATTTAGTACTATGGGGCTATTGTTTTTTATTGGAACAGGCTATGGCCAGAATTATGGCTATAGCTTAAGCTGTTATTAAAGCTCCAGGAAAGCATTTTAAATAAAATACATTATATTGCTAATCTGCTATGATTTGCTTATACTAGTATAGGCATTGGCCTTGATAGTGGAATAGGGAAGAAAATAATGATAAAATTATATGAACTGTGACCTCAGTCTTATGACCTGTTATGGCCTAATATATATTCAAATTTAAGGGAATTTCAGAGAGGAGTGATTGTTATGAAAATACTCATAGTTGATGATTCCCAGTTCTTCCAAGGGTTTTTGAAAAAGATTTTTATAAAGTATCTTCCGGAAGCGGAACTTATTACGGCCAATAATGGCCGGGATGCATATGCTTTATATGAGCAAGAGAGGCCTGATTTCATAATCACCGACTTGTTAATGCCGGAAATGAATGGTCAGGAGTTTTTGCAGGTGGTGAAGCAAAGCAACCCGCAAGTTAAGGTAATTATTATTTCGGCGGATATCCAGAAGGCCACCCGGGAGGAAGTTGAAAAAATGGGAGTGTTAGCTTATTTCAACAAGCCCTTAAACAATGAAAAGGCTGGGGAACTGCTGGCTTTGCTCAAGGAGGGTTCCTATGCTTCTTAATCCCCTGCAGAAGGATGCCTTAACTGAATTGGTAAATGTTTATGTGGGATATGCGGCCAGTCTCCTTTCGGAAATGGTAGGACTAAGGATACTATTATCAGTACCACGGGTAGAATTGATTCCCGAAGCGGAAATGGAGCAGGGTGACCTGCCATTGCCGGAAATTTTCTCGCCGGGGCATATCGTATCTTCTTATATAAGTTTCGGGCAGGATTTTAGGGGCAAGGCATTTCTGGTTTTTCCGGTGCAGCAGGCTAAACTATTGGTTAATGCCTGCATAGGAGAGGAACTGCTGCTGGAAGAGGAGGATGCAGTGCCGCCGCGTTTTCTGGACACCGACTTTGATGTTTTGAAAGAAATCA
It encodes the following:
- a CDS encoding ABC transporter permease, which produces MSFLAFQGSVELGIIYAIMALGVFISFRTLNMPDLTVDGSFVLGAAVSATLCSGGHPLVGLALAFAAGCLAGSVTALLHTRLNIQPLLSGILVMLGLYSINLRVMDGRANIPLLNKTTVFSLLQGTPLEESATLLIPTIILLSMLVLLFLLLKTQFGFVLRATGDNDQMVRALGVNTDLVILIGLALSNGLVALSGSLIAQYQSFADISMGIGMVIIGLASVIIGEVIFGTTPLLRRLVAVILGAMLYRLVIALALELGMAPTDLKLISALIVTLALSMPSIKAYLITWKKKHSSPYSRKGGEA
- a CDS encoding ABC transporter substrate-binding protein, encoding MRKSLPRFLLLPVLLLLVFSLAGCAQEKEKTPPKTAEEVEMKTIGIVQIVEHPSLNTIRESLVKQLAEKGFKEGENIKIDYQNAQGDQTNLKTICQKFAHQKYDLIVAIATPSAQAAVGETREIPIVFSACTDPVGSGLVSDMEKPGGNVTGTSDAVSAEKIMELAKRITPNIKKVGALYNSSETNSIAVVNNLKDYAAKNGMTVVDATVTNSSEVQQAVSSLIGKVDAVFSPIDNTVASAMPLVAQVANKAKMPVYVGADSMVKDGGLATYGINYPVLGQETANMAVEILNGKKAGDIPVKSMTDMDIYLNQATAKAIGIDIPADVMKEAVQVFDK
- a CDS encoding PaaI family thioesterase, producing the protein MNDQQHFMRLERMYLSAPYNQQLYHNNTIKVTREQAIITTEVMEKHFHGAGAMHGSVYFKLLDDAAFFAVNSIIKDYMVYTVSFNVNLLRPVGTGIIKSVGMVKHQARNRLVAEANLYDQEGKLAACGTGNFMRSPLKLGEMPEYTRELSDEG
- a CDS encoding TRAP transporter large permease; the encoded protein is MNPFSLGVLGIIVFLVLLMLRMPIAYAMALVGFTGFALLSSASASFSMVAKEIFNTFSSYSLSVIAMFVWMGFLAFYSGIGTRLYVFAYKLMGHLPGGLAVATQLACGIFGAICGSNTATAATMGAIALPEMEKYQYDTSLATASIAAGGVLGVLIPPSVIFIVYGMATEQSIGELFMAGIIPGILLMLAYIATILFLTLRNPALGPAGPKASWKERASSLRGGLFEVLVVFALSIGGLFAGWFTPTEAGAVGAAGVLAVSLLGKHLDWTGFKKSLYDTTRTTAMIMLMIAGAMIFGRFMAISRIPFELASWAGSLPLPPFAIVGVILLIYLVLGCFIDALALILLTIPIFYPVVVKTLGYDPIWFGVIVVMVVAMGVITPPVGMNVYIIKGVAPDVPLEVIFRGIWPFLLAIIFSLIILIAFPSIATFLPHLLHGV
- a CDS encoding TRAP transporter small permease, producing the protein MAKKYNGFVAGLSQFLDQIAGLSLVAVMLVVVGNVLMRALFKHPILGTYDYVGFLTATAIGLALAHCALQNAHIAVDFVVERLPRKTRALIDTATNSVAITFWGFALWNLAIYAGTMKANGIVAATSQLPVSPFIYLVAFGLFSLCLVLLSHLGESLRRVAAR
- a CDS encoding TRAP transporter substrate-binding protein, whose protein sequence is MKKTRFVGGKRSWHQGRILLSLLLLLALLAVGGCGKTSPTSTTPKEAPKKSQTQTIELRLAHFWPSTHPAEVELVQPWSKAIEEATGGKVKIVSYPNQTLLQADSIYDGVLNGIADIGISCFSYTRNGFPVLEVFELPGITYESSRVASTVAWEGIKELNPKEVQDSKLMMVLTTGPGDIYSKVPVRNLQDLKGLEIRATGLSAKTLQALGATPVAMPQSDAYESLSKGVVKANLGPVEVLKGWKQAEVTQYLTQTPFLYNTLFFVTMNLDKWNSLDPETQKAIEKVNEKFFKEVAAGLWDKQNDEALKWAVDEKGMELIQLPADEAQRWIELVKPIQDDFVKRMDKQGFEGAKILNTAKTLADKYNKEFK
- a CDS encoding O-acetyl-ADP-ribose deacetylase produces the protein MKVSGVEIQVVQGDITRQEDMAVIVNAANSSLRGGGGVDGAIHRAAGPELKKESSALAPIGPGQAVITGAYRLPNRYVIHCVGPVYGVHKPEDELLASCYRNALRLAEKQQLDSIAFPAISTGVYGYPMREAAQVMFKTIIEVIPELKHIKKIRIVLFDHPAYELHRQALEACHTE
- a CDS encoding response regulator transcription factor, producing MKILIVDDSQFFQGFLKKIFIKYLPEAELITANNGRDAYALYEQERPDFIITDLLMPEMNGQEFLQVVKQSNPQVKVIIISADIQKATREEVEKMGVLAYFNKPLNNEKAGELLALLKEGSYAS
- a CDS encoding chemotaxis protein CheC — translated: MLLNPLQKDALTELVNVYVGYAASLLSEMVGLRILLSVPRVELIPEAEMEQGDLPLPEIFSPGHIVSSYISFGQDFRGKAFLVFPVQQAKLLVNACIGEELLLEEEDAVPPRFLDTDFDVLKEISNLILNAVIGEFGNLLETRVVFTVPEVELIDVTESDQRLFLKDGVYILILHTTFTVDEIQVQGVIMIALNLNSVSCLLQKIDALLEEQDV